In Betaproteobacteria bacterium, the genomic window AAACTCGGACGCGGCACATGCCAACGGGAGCGCTTGGGGCGGCTCCCGTTTTTGGCTCAAAATTCAGGATAAAACGGTACTGCTGGCTGGACGTGAATCTTACGTTAGCGCTTGGGCGAAATCAACGCGTGGCCTATATCCACCGTTGCTGTTCAACAATAGCACTTGCGAATGGATTCTCGCGCGCGACCCACAGGGATGTGTGGGAAGGCAGGGCAACGTAGGTACAGCCTAAGGTGTTTTTTGTCCGGAGTGCTGCAACGCGCTTGATTTACGGGGCAGCAACTGACGGTAGTGCATCACCGTAAGGATTTCGATGCGTTCGGCGGTGACTCGATAGATGATGCGGTACGGGCGTTCCAGCAGTTCGCGCAGGTCTTGCCGTGGGTAATCCGGCACCTGTCGGCCACTGAGCGGGGCGGTCGTAAGCTGGCGCGCCCGCGCCAAGAGCCTGGCGACCACGTCCTTGGCCACGGACGGGGCGTCTTTCGTTCGGCAACTGCTCCCGGCGTTGCTCTACCTCCTGCGTCCATGCAGTCGGATATAGGCCTCGATGTCTTCCAGCCGCGCTCGTGCTTCCGGCGTCCAGTAGACATCCGTCATCGCGTGATACGGAAGTGCTTCTCGATTTCTTCCTGTGGGATGAGCCGACCTGCGTCGGCATCGGCGAGCCCCCGCTCGATCGAGGCACGCACTTCGATCCGATAGGCCAGCTCGTCCCAACTTACCTCGTCGGGCAACTGATCGATCAGCTGGTGGGCGGCTTCTTTAACTTTGGTGGATGACATGTCGGTGCCCCGTTAAGTACGGCGCTTTTTAAATATATCACGATTCTTCTTCCGG contains:
- a CDS encoding type II toxin-antitoxin system RelE/ParE family toxin — translated: MAKDVVARLLARARQLTTAPLSGRQVPDYPRQDLRELLERPYRIIYRVTAERIEILTVMHYRQLLPRKSSALQHSGQKTP